A stretch of the uncultured Desulfobacter sp. genome encodes the following:
- a CDS encoding NADP-dependent malic enzyme — translation MSQFTDALEYHRSGRKGKIEVITTKPCATSRDLSLAYSPGVAEPCLAIEEEPGMAYEYTAKGNLVAVVSNGTAVLGLGNIGALASKPVMEGKGVLFKSFADIDVFDIELNTKDPDELVRTVQLLEPTFGGINLEDIKGPECFYIEEALQKTMNIPVFHDDQHGTAIIAAAGMVNALELVEKKIDEIKVVFNGAGAAGIACANLLISMGVNKKNLILCDSKGVIFKGRTEGMNPYKERLAAQTDDRTLEDAMKGADIFFGVSVKGALTADMLRTMAKDPIVFAMANPDPEITPDEAKSVRGDVIIGTGRSDYNNQVNNVLCFPFLFRGALDTHASAINEEMKLAAVYALAQLAKEDVPDSVRRAYCKSDIKFGREYLLPKPFDPRVLLHMAPAVAQAAMDSGVARKPIPDMAKYVEHLEALQGRSKEIMRAMINKAKADPKRVVFPEGKEDKILRSVQVLLDEKIAIPILIGDEKVIREKAKALNIDLRDTEIINPRTSEKLDVYTDVLFNKRQRKGLTRYDARRRLRENRNYFGAVMVEQGDADALLSGINAHYPDVISPAIEVIGKKEGLSKVHGLYMMVFKKKVVFCADTTVTIEPTAEELAETAILASEHAQHFDITPRVAMLSFSNFGSAYHPLTLKVKKATAIVKEKAPGLTVDGEIQANVALDPEIVKNQYPFSDLKGNANIFIFPDLQSGNITYKMLAKLGNAVAVGPILMGMKKPIHVLQRADDVADIVNMAAVAVNDAQMNELNQ, via the coding sequence ATGTCACAATTCACTGATGCTCTGGAGTATCACCGGAGTGGTCGTAAAGGTAAAATTGAAGTCATCACCACTAAACCATGCGCAACAAGCAGAGACTTGTCTCTTGCCTACAGCCCAGGTGTTGCCGAGCCCTGTTTGGCAATTGAAGAAGAGCCGGGGATGGCCTATGAATATACAGCAAAAGGAAATCTTGTCGCCGTTGTTTCCAACGGGACGGCAGTACTCGGTCTTGGAAATATCGGTGCGCTTGCCAGTAAGCCGGTTATGGAAGGTAAAGGCGTTTTGTTCAAAAGTTTTGCCGATATTGATGTTTTTGATATAGAACTGAACACAAAAGATCCAGATGAATTGGTTCGAACCGTACAGTTGCTTGAGCCAACTTTTGGCGGTATCAACCTAGAGGACATCAAAGGGCCCGAGTGTTTTTACATTGAAGAAGCGCTGCAAAAAACCATGAATATACCGGTGTTCCATGATGATCAGCACGGAACGGCGATTATTGCCGCAGCCGGCATGGTCAATGCGCTTGAGTTGGTTGAAAAAAAGATTGACGAGATCAAAGTTGTTTTTAACGGGGCCGGGGCCGCAGGTATTGCCTGTGCCAACCTATTAATCTCCATGGGTGTGAACAAAAAGAACCTTATCCTTTGCGACTCCAAAGGGGTTATTTTTAAAGGGCGCACTGAAGGTATGAACCCGTACAAAGAGCGTTTGGCAGCGCAAACGGATGACCGTACGCTTGAGGATGCGATGAAAGGTGCGGATATCTTTTTCGGGGTTTCGGTAAAAGGCGCGCTTACCGCCGACATGCTGCGCACCATGGCCAAGGACCCCATTGTCTTTGCCATGGCCAATCCTGATCCCGAGATTACCCCGGACGAAGCAAAATCTGTGCGCGGTGACGTCATTATCGGTACCGGACGATCCGACTACAATAACCAGGTAAACAATGTTTTGTGTTTTCCGTTTCTGTTTCGTGGCGCTCTGGATACCCATGCCAGCGCCATTAATGAAGAGATGAAGCTTGCTGCAGTCTACGCCCTGGCCCAACTGGCAAAAGAGGACGTTCCGGATTCGGTACGCCGGGCCTACTGCAAAAGTGACATTAAATTCGGGCGGGAATATTTGCTTCCCAAGCCCTTTGACCCGCGGGTCTTGTTGCATATGGCTCCTGCCGTTGCCCAGGCCGCCATGGATTCCGGTGTGGCCCGAAAACCCATTCCGGACATGGCCAAATACGTTGAGCACCTTGAAGCACTTCAGGGGCGCTCAAAAGAGATCATGCGTGCTATGATCAACAAAGCAAAGGCTGATCCTAAGCGGGTGGTCTTTCCGGAAGGCAAAGAAGATAAAATTCTACGTTCCGTACAAGTTCTGCTGGACGAAAAAATTGCTATTCCGATTCTTATCGGCGACGAAAAAGTTATTCGCGAAAAAGCCAAGGCGCTTAATATTGATCTGCGTGATACGGAAATCATTAATCCCCGCACCAGTGAAAAGCTTGACGTCTACACAGATGTGCTTTTTAACAAACGCCAACGCAAGGGGTTGACGCGTTATGATGCCCGCCGCCGTCTGCGGGAAAATAGAAACTATTTTGGGGCTGTTATGGTGGAACAAGGGGATGCGGATGCCTTGCTCTCCGGCATTAATGCCCATTATCCCGATGTTATTTCACCGGCCATAGAAGTGATCGGCAAAAAGGAAGGCTTGTCCAAAGTGCATGGCCTGTACATGATGGTCTTCAAGAAAAAGGTTGTTTTTTGCGCAGATACGACGGTTACTATTGAGCCCACTGCAGAAGAGTTGGCCGAAACCGCTATCCTGGCTTCCGAGCATGCACAGCATTTTGATATTACACCACGGGTTGCCATGCTCTCTTTTTCCAACTTCGGCAGTGCCTATCATCCGTTAACACTGAAGGTGAAAAAAGCAACTGCCATAGTCAAGGAGAAGGCCCCGGGTCTGACAGTGGACGGGGAAATCCAGGCAAATGTTGCCTTGGATCCTGAAATCGTTAAAAATCAATATCCCTTTTCAGATCTCAAGGGAAATGCAAATATTTTTATCTTCCCGGATCTGCAATCTGGTAACATCACATATAAAATGTTGGCCAAACTTGGAAACGCTGTTGCAGTCGGCCCCATACTCATGGGTATGAAAAAACCCATCCATGTACTGCAGCGTGCAGATGATGTTGCTGATATTGTCAATATGGCGGCAGTGGCCGTCAACGATGCGCAGATGAACGAACTGAATCAATAA
- a CDS encoding ABC transporter substrate-binding protein, translating into MRQKHLVLAMFVTTLSMLLVSGAMAADVYKIGGIFSVTGRASFLGDPEKKTMEMMVEQINAAGGIDGHMLEAVIYDSEGDPAKAVSAVNKLIHKDQVIAIIGPSTTPTTLAIVNFTKRAKVPLISCAAGIKITTPVDPWVFKTAQSDLLAVAAVYQQMKDAGIKKIGILSVSNAYGESGKKQLLGQAEKFGIQVIIDESFGAKDTDTTTQLAKIKAAGPDAIVCWGTNPGPAVVAKNAKQLKIDIPLYQSHGVGSPKFIELAGDAANGNSLPTGKILVTGLLDDSDPQKKILEDYQNAYETKYAANVSGFGGYAYDAVNLLAGALKGSGGDKTKIRDNLEATKGYVGATGEFNFTTEDHNGLSPAAFVMVKIQNGTWTLLK; encoded by the coding sequence ATGAGACAAAAACACCTTGTACTTGCAATGTTTGTCACTACTCTGTCGATGCTTCTGGTATCAGGGGCGATGGCGGCTGACGTTTACAAAATCGGAGGCATTTTCTCGGTCACCGGTAGAGCCTCGTTTTTGGGCGACCCTGAAAAGAAAACCATGGAGATGATGGTCGAACAGATCAATGCCGCCGGCGGCATTGACGGACATATGCTTGAAGCAGTGATCTATGATTCCGAAGGAGATCCGGCCAAAGCCGTATCTGCCGTAAACAAACTCATTCATAAGGATCAAGTTATCGCCATCATTGGTCCTTCCACCACCCCAACCACGCTGGCCATTGTCAATTTTACCAAGCGCGCCAAAGTACCTTTAATCAGCTGTGCCGCCGGCATCAAAATCACCACCCCGGTGGACCCTTGGGTCTTCAAAACGGCCCAGAGTGATTTGTTGGCTGTGGCAGCTGTTTATCAGCAGATGAAAGATGCCGGCATAAAAAAAATCGGCATTCTATCGGTGTCCAACGCCTATGGTGAAAGCGGAAAAAAACAGCTTTTGGGCCAGGCTGAAAAATTCGGCATCCAGGTGATCATTGATGAAAGCTTTGGTGCGAAAGATACCGACACCACGACCCAGCTGGCTAAAATCAAGGCAGCCGGCCCGGACGCCATTGTGTGTTGGGGAACCAATCCAGGCCCTGCTGTGGTAGCAAAAAATGCAAAACAGCTAAAGATTGACATTCCGCTGTATCAGAGCCACGGTGTGGGATCACCTAAATTCATTGAACTGGCTGGAGATGCCGCCAACGGCAATAGCCTGCCCACCGGAAAAATCCTGGTCACCGGTCTTCTGGATGATTCCGATCCCCAAAAAAAGATACTTGAAGATTATCAAAACGCCTATGAAACTAAATACGCCGCAAATGTATCAGGCTTCGGCGGGTACGCCTATGATGCAGTAAACCTTCTGGCCGGTGCATTAAAAGGCAGCGGGGGCGATAAAACAAAGATCAGGGACAACTTGGAAGCCACCAAAGGTTACGTAGGCGCCACAGGAGAATTCAACTTCACCACCGAGGACCATAACGGTCTCTCCCCGGCTGCCTTTGTCATGGTAAAAATCCAAAACGGAACCTGGACACTGTTAAAGTAG
- a CDS encoding branched-chain amino acid ABC transporter permease: protein MQEIVQYLFSGITTGAVYAVIAVGLSMLYSSTELINFAHGEFVMIGALVMVTLWVHLGLALPLALAGAVAAGCLLGLVFERLAIRTAKNPEPIALIIITVGAGIFLKGAAMIIWGKDPFSMPSFSSHESIEIFGAALLPQSIWIVTAALVLAGGIHLFLKQTLTGKAMVACAVNKKAAWLSGIPSEKMGILAFGISTGCGAVAGVFIAPITMSSYDMGTILGLKGFCAAMIGGLGSLWGAFAGGLLLGILESLGAGLISSGSKDAIAFVLLLLILYIRPGGLFAAKEAKRF, encoded by the coding sequence ATGCAGGAAATTGTCCAATATCTGTTTTCAGGTATTACCACCGGCGCAGTGTATGCCGTGATCGCCGTGGGGCTGTCCATGCTGTACAGCTCCACGGAGCTGATCAACTTTGCCCACGGAGAATTTGTCATGATCGGTGCCCTTGTTATGGTGACGCTGTGGGTACATTTAGGGCTTGCTCTACCCCTGGCCCTGGCGGGCGCCGTGGCAGCAGGCTGTTTACTGGGACTGGTGTTTGAACGGCTTGCCATCCGTACGGCTAAAAATCCCGAGCCGATCGCTCTGATTATTATTACCGTAGGCGCAGGCATTTTCCTGAAAGGTGCGGCCATGATTATTTGGGGAAAAGATCCTTTCAGCATGCCCTCCTTTTCCAGCCATGAATCCATTGAAATTTTTGGTGCCGCCCTTCTGCCCCAGAGCATCTGGATTGTTACTGCTGCCCTAGTGCTGGCAGGCGGCATCCATCTGTTCTTGAAACAGACACTCACCGGCAAAGCCATGGTGGCCTGTGCCGTCAACAAAAAGGCAGCTTGGTTGTCGGGAATCCCCTCTGAAAAGATGGGGATTCTGGCCTTTGGGATCAGCACCGGATGCGGGGCGGTGGCAGGGGTCTTCATTGCCCCCATTACCATGAGCTCCTATGACATGGGCACTATCCTTGGGCTCAAAGGATTTTGTGCGGCCATGATTGGGGGGCTTGGCAGCTTGTGGGGGGCTTTTGCAGGCGGATTGCTTCTGGGCATTTTGGAATCCTTAGGCGCGGGCCTTATCTCGTCAGGCTCAAAGGACGCCATCGCCTTTGTGCTCCTGCTTTTGATTCTTTACATCCGGCCGGGTGGGTTGTTTGCGGCCAAAGAGGCCAAGCGGTTTTAG
- a CDS encoding branched-chain amino acid ABC transporter permease yields MMEKKKTIWIEYLVFVCAVSVFGLFTKNTYYLQIMTFIGINTILGLGLNMLMGYTGQVSLGHAAFYGIGAYTTAILSGTYGINPWLALVCAVAVAVFIAFIVGLPTLRLSGYYLAMGTLGFGMIINIVIREWADVTGGASGFVGIPVLEAGSLVLMAGPGYYFLVWGIVLGAMIICHRLLASRTGRALRAIHDGEKAAVAIGINTHFLKLEIFMFSAALGAVAGFLYAHFVLFISPESFGFMFSIKIVTMVVIGGMASVWGALLGAAVLTLLPEILHGFAEYEMIIFGTILMVVMIFMPQGLTRGIMDIVRTARRAKA; encoded by the coding sequence ATGATGGAGAAAAAGAAAACCATCTGGATTGAATATCTGGTTTTTGTCTGTGCTGTGTCCGTATTTGGGCTTTTCACGAAAAACACCTATTATCTTCAGATCATGACCTTTATCGGGATCAACACCATCCTAGGATTAGGCCTTAACATGCTCATGGGGTATACCGGCCAGGTCTCACTAGGCCATGCCGCTTTTTACGGCATTGGGGCCTATACTACGGCCATCCTTTCCGGCACCTACGGTATAAATCCCTGGCTGGCCCTGGTATGCGCAGTGGCTGTCGCCGTGTTTATTGCATTCATTGTAGGGCTTCCCACCCTGCGCCTTTCCGGCTACTACCTGGCCATGGGCACCCTCGGGTTCGGTATGATCATCAATATTGTAATCCGGGAGTGGGCTGACGTCACCGGCGGTGCGTCAGGCTTTGTGGGAATCCCCGTGCTGGAGGCAGGCTCGCTGGTCCTCATGGCCGGACCCGGGTACTATTTTCTTGTCTGGGGCATCGTGCTTGGCGCCATGATCATCTGCCACAGACTGCTTGCCTCACGAACGGGACGTGCACTTCGGGCCATCCATGACGGAGAAAAAGCCGCCGTTGCCATAGGCATAAACACCCATTTTCTCAAACTTGAAATATTTATGTTCTCAGCCGCCCTGGGTGCAGTTGCCGGATTTTTGTACGCCCATTTCGTCCTTTTTATCAGCCCTGAATCCTTTGGGTTCATGTTCTCCATAAAGATAGTCACCATGGTGGTAATCGGCGGCATGGCAAGTGTATGGGGTGCGCTGCTCGGTGCAGCCGTTCTCACCCTTCTACCTGAAATCCTCCACGGATTTGCAGAATATGAAATGATCATTTTCGGCACTATTTTAATGGTTGTTATGATATTTATGCCCCAAGGATTGACCCGGGGGATCATGGATATCGTTCGGACAGCCCGGAGGGCTAAGGCATGA
- a CDS encoding ABC transporter ATP-binding protein, with product MTPSQHTGAIQSEHILEVQNLTKMFGGVTAQDQISFSIEKGIVCGLIGPNGAGKTTLFNMITGIYQPDAGKVIFNGKNIRKTPVHRLVKEGVARTFQHVELFCSMTLLENIMVGMHVRTKAGFWAAVTRIPAQKKEEHHARRRAEELLEFTGLATDAHKMAGDLPAGRQKTAQIARALASNPLLLLLDEPAAGLNPVETHALGKLILKIKQSGITMMLVEHDMSLVMGISDKVVVLDQGKKLAEGTPRQIQSNEAVMSAYLGNG from the coding sequence ATGACACCGTCACAACACACGGGTGCAATCCAGTCCGAACACATCCTTGAGGTGCAGAATCTAACCAAGATGTTCGGCGGAGTCACCGCCCAGGACCAAATCAGTTTCTCCATTGAAAAAGGTATTGTATGTGGACTGATCGGTCCCAATGGAGCGGGAAAGACAACGCTGTTCAACATGATCACGGGTATTTACCAACCAGATGCCGGCAAGGTCATCTTCAATGGAAAAAATATCAGAAAAACCCCTGTTCACAGACTGGTGAAAGAAGGAGTGGCCAGAACCTTCCAGCATGTAGAACTTTTTTGCTCTATGACGTTGCTGGAAAACATCATGGTGGGAATGCACGTGCGAACGAAAGCCGGTTTCTGGGCAGCTGTCACCCGAATACCGGCCCAGAAAAAAGAAGAGCACCACGCCCGCCGGCGGGCAGAAGAGCTTCTTGAATTCACAGGTCTTGCAACCGATGCCCATAAAATGGCAGGCGATTTGCCCGCAGGCCGTCAAAAAACCGCACAAATCGCCCGGGCACTGGCGTCAAATCCCTTGCTGCTGCTGCTTGACGAACCAGCCGCCGGGTTGAACCCGGTTGAAACCCATGCCCTTGGCAAACTGATCCTGAAAATTAAACAATCCGGGATCACCATGATGCTGGTGGAACATGATATGAGTCTGGTTATGGGTATATCCGACAAGGTGGTCGTTCTGGACCAGGGGAAAAAACTTGCCGAAGGGACCCCCCGACAGATCCAGAGTAATGAGGCGGTAATGTCAGCCTACTTAGGCAACGGATAA
- a CDS encoding ABC transporter ATP-binding protein — protein sequence MLKIKNLRCCYGNIAVVHTVSLSVRQGELISIIGANGAGKSTLLAAVCGLIKNWTGEIEFKGLALNGMSAPAIVRQGISMVPEGRQIFSPLSVMDNLKMGAYTRFKKDGKNRVTQDLDMVLQMFPILRERSAQLAGTLSGGEQQMLAIGRALMARPALLVLDEPSMGLAPKIVEMIFSTIQDLSRNGVTILLVEQNARAALKISDRGYVLETGKMVLQGSADELLVDDDVKRAYLGKDYGDFLDERNQ from the coding sequence ATGCTGAAAATTAAAAACCTGAGATGCTGTTACGGAAATATTGCCGTGGTTCACACCGTGAGTCTTTCGGTGAGACAGGGAGAGTTAATCTCCATCATCGGTGCCAACGGTGCAGGCAAAAGCACCCTGTTAGCAGCAGTGTGCGGCCTGATAAAAAACTGGACCGGAGAGATTGAATTCAAAGGCCTCGCCCTTAACGGCATGTCGGCTCCGGCCATTGTCAGACAGGGGATCAGCATGGTGCCTGAGGGCCGACAAATATTTTCACCTTTAAGTGTTATGGATAACCTGAAAATGGGGGCATATACCCGGTTCAAAAAAGATGGAAAAAACCGTGTGACCCAAGATCTTGATATGGTGCTTCAGATGTTTCCCATCTTAAGGGAACGCTCTGCCCAACTGGCCGGCACCCTGTCAGGCGGTGAGCAACAGATGCTTGCCATCGGCAGGGCTTTGATGGCCCGCCCTGCCCTGCTCGTTCTGGATGAACCCTCCATGGGCCTTGCCCCCAAAATTGTGGAAATGATCTTTTCCACAATTCAGGATTTGTCACGCAACGGCGTAACCATTCTTCTGGTGGAACAAAATGCCAGGGCCGCGCTGAAAATTTCCGACCGGGGTTATGTGCTTGAAACAGGCAAAATGGTGCTCCAGGGCAGTGCTGACGAACTGTTGGTGGATGATGATGTAAAGCGCGCTTACCTAGGCAAGGATTATGGTGACTTTTTAGACGAAAGGAATCAATAA
- a CDS encoding AMP-binding protein produces MSEQINLTADMDDNDKAQRQLERLQSTLNRACKNVPFHRNRIQEAGLSDITGLQDIEKLPFMDRTHLATHYPYGLFAVPLRDIVRIHTAPGSGTSPSISGYTKTDLMIWKKMIAGAYAEANVTDRDIILIHLPAGLANWARDYKDGGEAVGAGVIPNSPLSVAKTLMVLRDYKVTTLVTTPVFARHLTAHMFERECHPNELNLKQIILVGEPDDGHTVSELKESLHVDVWLNYGLSEIPGPTIAHECRYHDGLHINDNHILPEIIDPATGGPVPAGEKGELVLTTLSARAFPLIRFRTGDMAAFISQDCPCGATSTRIHWLAEQADNYMLISGIRVSQAQVKENLRIALNMPSIGCTMARSCRSGTDILLISLAMDERLFSDEIKNLQRLMAHAEDTLTEQNGIKVKIRLTQQRV; encoded by the coding sequence ATGTCCGAACAAATTAATTTGACAGCAGACATGGATGACAACGACAAGGCCCAACGCCAGCTTGAACGGCTGCAAAGCACATTGAACCGGGCATGCAAAAATGTCCCCTTCCACCGCAACCGTATCCAGGAAGCAGGCCTTTCGGACATTACCGGACTCCAAGACATTGAAAAGCTGCCCTTTATGGACAGAACTCACCTGGCCACCCATTACCCTTACGGCCTTTTTGCCGTTCCGTTGCGGGATATTGTACGCATTCACACAGCGCCCGGCTCCGGTACCAGCCCCTCCATCAGCGGATATACGAAGACGGATCTGATGATCTGGAAAAAAATGATTGCCGGCGCTTATGCTGAAGCCAATGTAACGGACAGGGATATTATCCTGATCCATCTGCCGGCGGGCCTTGCCAACTGGGCAAGGGACTACAAAGATGGGGGGGAGGCCGTGGGCGCCGGCGTGATTCCCAATTCTCCGCTATCTGTGGCCAAAACCCTGATGGTACTCAGGGACTATAAGGTAACAACCCTTGTAACCACACCGGTTTTTGCCCGGCATCTGACTGCCCACATGTTTGAGCGGGAATGCCATCCCAACGAGCTGAATCTAAAACAGATCATCCTTGTGGGAGAGCCGGATGACGGCCACACGGTTTCGGAACTTAAGGAAAGCCTGCATGTAGATGTCTGGCTCAATTACGGCTTAAGCGAAATTCCCGGCCCTACCATTGCCCATGAATGCCGGTATCATGACGGACTGCATATCAATGATAACCATATCCTGCCCGAAATCATCGATCCAGCTACAGGCGGTCCTGTCCCGGCAGGAGAAAAGGGGGAACTTGTACTGACCACACTTTCAGCACGGGCATTTCCGCTGATCCGCTTCCGCACCGGTGATATGGCAGCATTTATATCCCAGGATTGCCCCTGCGGCGCAACCTCCACCCGGATACACTGGTTGGCTGAGCAGGCTGACAATTATATGCTCATCTCAGGCATCCGTGTATCCCAGGCCCAGGTCAAGGAAAACCTTAGAATCGCGCTAAACATGCCATCCATCGGCTGTACCATGGCAAGATCTTGCCGGTCCGGTACCGATATACTATTAATATCACTGGCCATGGACGAGCGCCTATTTTCAGATGAAATCAAAAATCTACAGCGATTGATGGCACACGCAGAAGATACCCTGACGGAACAAAACGGCATCAAAGTGAAAATCCGCCTGACACAGCAACGGGTTTAA
- the cfa gene encoding cyclopropane fatty acyl phospholipid synthase — protein sequence MKKEKAKQLINNMLTPLDIRINGNRPWDIQINNPQFYQRVISGGSLALGESYMDGWWDCNALDEFFKRLLEYRIDKKAKSLKPVILWEIFKARVMNVQRGARAFIVGRRHYDTGNTLFKLMLDKGLNYSCGYWHNARNLDEAQTGKLDLICRKIGLKQGMTVLDIGCGWGGFAKYAAQTYGVKVKGITVSKEQAEYARKQCEGLDVTIELIDYRDLNEKYDRIVSIGMFEHVGWKNYKTYMSVVHRCLKDDGLFLLHTIAGNTPAKNTDPWIGTYIFPNSMLPSASQITQAAEGLFILEDLHSLGRYYDQTLMVWYENFTQNWDHIKDQYDMRFFRMWSYYLLSCAASFRSRRNQLLQIVFSKQGIDQVFRSEGELFI from the coding sequence GTGAAAAAAGAAAAAGCAAAACAGTTAATTAATAACATGCTAACCCCTTTGGATATCCGGATCAACGGAAATCGTCCATGGGACATTCAAATCAATAACCCCCAATTCTACCAACGGGTAATTTCCGGTGGTTCCCTGGCCCTGGGAGAAAGCTACATGGACGGCTGGTGGGACTGCAACGCTCTAGACGAATTTTTCAAACGTCTCTTGGAATACCGGATAGACAAGAAGGCCAAATCACTGAAACCTGTAATCCTTTGGGAGATTTTTAAAGCCAGGGTAATGAACGTCCAAAGGGGGGCCCGGGCATTTATCGTCGGTCGGCGGCATTATGATACCGGCAACACGCTTTTTAAATTGATGTTGGATAAGGGGCTGAACTATTCGTGCGGATATTGGCATAATGCCCGCAATCTGGATGAGGCCCAAACCGGAAAATTGGACCTGATATGCCGTAAAATTGGCCTAAAGCAGGGTATGACGGTGTTGGACATCGGATGTGGCTGGGGTGGATTTGCAAAATACGCCGCGCAAACCTATGGCGTCAAAGTCAAGGGAATTACTGTTTCTAAGGAACAAGCCGAATATGCCAGAAAACAGTGCGAGGGCCTTGATGTAACGATTGAACTGATAGACTACCGCGACTTAAATGAAAAATATGATCGGATTGTTTCCATCGGTATGTTTGAGCATGTGGGATGGAAAAATTACAAAACCTATATGTCCGTTGTTCACCGGTGTCTTAAAGATGATGGGCTTTTCCTGCTGCATACCATTGCCGGAAACACCCCTGCCAAGAATACGGATCCATGGATCGGTACGTATATTTTTCCCAATTCCATGCTGCCGTCCGCCAGCCAGATTACCCAGGCAGCAGAAGGGCTGTTTATATTGGAAGACCTGCACAGTTTAGGGCGATATTATGACCAGACCCTTATGGTATGGTATGAAAATTTTACCCAGAATTGGGATCATATCAAAGATCAGTATGATATGCGGTTTTTCCGCATGTGGAGTTATTATCTGCTGTCCTGTGCGGCCAGTTTCAGATCCAGGAGAAATCAATTGTTGCAGATTGTCTTTTCCAAACAGGGTATTGATCAGGTTTTTCGCAGTGAGGGGGAGCTTTTTATTTAG
- a CDS encoding SMP-30/gluconolactonase/LRE family protein, with protein MFKKNAFSLMFAMILCACGLGLQTAATTETNLEVVLEFDASLKESPESITMDAQGNLYWSMSAKVWKLSPRGEMSVFGTLPIPVFTLGIKMGPDNCIYAVSTSLSDIKGAFVWKLCDGQGATAFAELDHLGGLNDLVFDKAGNLYVTDPILGIIWKIDQFGNAQVWLDDELLKGNGHDPELIFTALGADGIVLDKAQKNLYVGNLDYGKILKIAINEDGSAGEIGEFVSDASLEGADGMLFDKHGNLMVAVNSQNTVVSITPCAKIDVIASGQLLDGPSSLTFGVGKESETLYICNGAFGRQYGYIPGTAHPTILKMRMKKKHHRHAH; from the coding sequence ATGTTTAAAAAAAATGCGTTCAGTCTTATGTTTGCAATGATCCTGTGTGCATGTGGATTGGGGTTGCAAACTGCCGCAACAACCGAAACGAACCTGGAAGTCGTTTTAGAATTTGACGCATCACTTAAAGAAAGCCCCGAATCCATAACAATGGACGCCCAGGGCAATCTGTATTGGTCTATGTCTGCCAAAGTTTGGAAACTATCCCCCCGAGGTGAAATGTCCGTGTTCGGTACTTTGCCCATTCCAGTTTTTACCTTGGGGATCAAAATGGGTCCGGACAATTGCATTTATGCCGTCAGTACCAGCTTGTCAGATATCAAGGGCGCGTTTGTCTGGAAGCTGTGTGATGGCCAAGGGGCTACAGCGTTTGCCGAACTCGACCATCTCGGTGGTTTAAATGATCTTGTATTCGACAAAGCAGGTAATCTTTACGTTACAGATCCCATTTTAGGCATCATATGGAAAATCGATCAATTCGGGAACGCACAAGTATGGCTGGACGACGAATTGTTGAAAGGAAACGGCCACGACCCCGAGTTAATATTTACGGCACTGGGTGCGGACGGAATTGTGTTGGATAAAGCTCAAAAAAATCTATATGTCGGCAATCTTGATTATGGAAAAATTTTAAAAATTGCCATCAATGAAGACGGCTCTGCCGGTGAAATCGGGGAATTCGTGTCTGACGCATCCTTAGAGGGCGCTGATGGAATGCTGTTTGATAAGCACGGCAATCTCATGGTCGCCGTAAACTCCCAGAACACTGTAGTTTCCATTACTCCTTGCGCAAAGATTGATGTTATCGCTTCAGGCCAATTACTGGATGGGCCCTCTAGTCTCACCTTTGGCGTTGGCAAAGAATCCGAGACGCTTTACATTTGTAACGGGGCCTTCGGTCGCCAATATGGCTATATTCCCGGCACTGCGCACCCGACCATTTTGAAAATGCGAATGAAAAAAAAGCATCATAGACATGCTCACTAA